In one window of Frigoriglobus tundricola DNA:
- the crtI gene encoding phytoene desaturase family protein encodes MISTASDLAPTRPAPPYAARRPNSVIIVGAGPGGLAAALLLAKAGLDVHVIERMTHVGGRCSAIEEDGFRFDLGPTFFLYPRVLERIFKLIGRDLHSEVPMVRLDPQYRIAFGGGGELNCTPDLARLEAEVAKISPADAPNVRRFLDDNRVKMEKFRPCLERPFQGWHDLVRWQLMKLFPTLKPWSSLDAELGRYFRDERVRLAFSFQSKYLGMSPFNCPSLFSILSFLEYEYGVWHPLGGCAAVSAGMGRVAREMGVRFSLGEEVKEVLFDGRRAVGVRTPSGEHRADALVINADFAHAMTTLVPNHLRRKWTDERIAKKKFSCSTFMMYLGVEGRYADVPHHTIHCAADYPTNLGDIEARHVLSADPSFYVQNACVTDPGLAPAGTSTLYVLAPVTHQHGNVDWKRDAPAFRSRLLKKLEGVGLGGVEQRIRFERVVTPADWESRYNVYRGATFNLAHTWGQMLHLRPRNKFDELDGVYLVGGGTHPGSGLPVIYESARITSRLLLSDFDRDAEWLGTPGAAESPVPVAVS; translated from the coding sequence ATGATCTCGACGGCTTCCGACCTCGCCCCCACTCGCCCCGCCCCCCCGTACGCCGCCCGTCGCCCCAACTCCGTCATCATCGTCGGCGCGGGACCGGGTGGGCTGGCGGCGGCACTGCTCCTGGCGAAAGCCGGCCTGGACGTTCACGTCATCGAACGAATGACCCACGTGGGCGGGCGCTGCTCCGCCATCGAGGAGGACGGCTTCCGCTTCGACCTGGGGCCGACGTTCTTCCTCTACCCGCGGGTGCTGGAACGCATCTTCAAACTCATCGGTCGCGACCTCCATTCCGAGGTCCCGATGGTCCGGCTCGACCCGCAGTACCGGATCGCGTTCGGCGGCGGGGGCGAACTGAACTGCACCCCGGACCTCGCCCGGCTCGAAGCCGAGGTGGCGAAGATCAGTCCGGCCGACGCGCCGAACGTGCGCCGGTTTCTGGACGACAACCGCGTCAAAATGGAGAAGTTCCGGCCGTGCCTCGAGCGGCCCTTCCAGGGCTGGCACGACCTCGTGCGGTGGCAGCTCATGAAGCTGTTCCCCACGCTCAAGCCGTGGTCGTCGCTCGACGCCGAACTCGGGCGGTACTTTCGCGACGAGCGCGTCCGGCTGGCGTTCTCGTTCCAGTCCAAGTACCTCGGCATGTCGCCGTTCAACTGCCCGAGCCTGTTCTCGATCCTGTCGTTCCTCGAGTACGAGTACGGCGTGTGGCACCCGCTCGGCGGGTGTGCGGCCGTGAGCGCGGGCATGGGGCGGGTCGCGCGGGAGATGGGCGTGCGGTTCTCGCTCGGCGAGGAGGTGAAGGAGGTGCTGTTCGACGGGCGCCGGGCCGTCGGCGTGCGGACCCCGAGCGGCGAGCACCGGGCCGACGCGCTGGTCATCAACGCCGACTTCGCCCACGCCATGACGACGCTCGTGCCGAACCACCTGCGGCGCAAGTGGACCGACGAGCGGATCGCGAAGAAAAAGTTCTCGTGTTCCACGTTCATGATGTACCTCGGCGTCGAGGGCCGGTACGCGGACGTGCCCCACCACACCATTCACTGCGCCGCCGACTACCCGACGAACCTCGGCGACATCGAGGCGCGGCACGTCCTCTCCGCCGACCCGTCGTTCTACGTGCAGAACGCGTGCGTCACCGATCCCGGTCTCGCGCCGGCGGGGACGAGTACGCTGTACGTGCTCGCACCGGTCACCCACCAGCACGGGAACGTGGACTGGAAGAGGGACGCCCCGGCGTTCCGCTCGAGGCTGCTGAAGAAGCTCGAGGGTGTCGGCCTCGGAGGGGTGGAGCAGCGCATCCGGTTCGAGCGGGTGGTGACGCCGGCCGACTGGGAGAGCCGCTACAACGTGTACCGCGGGGCCACGTTCAACCTGGCGCACACCTGGGGGCAGATGCTCCACCTCCGCCCGCGGAACAAGTTCGACGAACTGGACGGCGTGTACCTCGTCGGCGGCGGGACGCACCCCGGCAGCGGGCTGCCGGTGATTTACGAGTCCGCCCGGATCACGAGCCGCTTGCTCCTTTCGGACTTCGACCGCGACGCGGAATGGCTCGGCACGCCGGGTGCAGCGGAGTCGCCTGTACCAGTCGCGGTGTCGTGA
- a CDS encoding S53 family peptidase, producing the protein MPSTWWLVSVRRQLRVVSRSNRLKCALLVEDLETREVPAVVFTPNYILDPHSGGATAYGTTGPTGLSPAAIRHAYGFDQVSFNGTAGTGAGTTIAIVDAYDDPTIASDLHAFDQQFGLADPTFTKVNQTGGSAMPAANAGWAGEISLDVEWAHAVAPGANILLVEAGSASNADLMTAVAYAARQTGVVAVSMSFGGGEFAGETTLDSNFLTPAGHTGVAFIASSGDWGAPVSYPAASSNVLSVGGTTLHLDSSGNYSSETGWGGSGGGVSAYESQPAYQNGIVTQSTSKRTNPDVSYDSDPNTGFSVYETYGNSSTTPWLQYGGTSDAAPQWAALVAIADQGRALAGESALSSTTLLPAIYSLPTADFHDVTSGTSDGSPNYSAGTGYDLVTGRGSPIANKVIADLVGSSATSPSATQFAISAPATATAGTAFTVTVTAQDASNSAVTGFTGTVQFSSNDALAGLPANYTFTAADHGTHTFTVTLKTAGAHTLTVTSGAATGSASVTVTPAAATHLAFTQQPANVVAGATMAAVTVTELDAYGNVATQDSTTQIRLALGTNSSGAALTGAGPVTVSQGVATFTGLSLSKAGTGDTLVASGGTLTGATSAAFTVTPAPSATHFAVTAPATATAGTAFTITVTAQDASNNAVTGFTGTVHFTSSDTQAGLPANYTFTAADHGVHTFTVTLKTAGSMTVTATATTGSVGGTQTVSVSPAAATRLKFTQQPTTVVAATAMSPVTVAEVDAYGNVITQDSTTQITLALGSHPSGATLAGTGTVTLSQGFATFSTLTPSNAGTFTLVASGGSLTGATSAITVTPAPNPTQFVISAPSTTTAGTSFTITVTAGYASNGTATAFTGTVHLTSTDTLAGIPASYTFTPADQGVHTFTVTLKTAGAQTVTATSDAATGASTVSVTPAAATHLKFIQQPTTVVAATAMSPVTVAEVDAYGNVATQDSTTQIKLVLGSNPGGATLAGGGLVSVSHGVATFSALTPSNAGTGFTLVASGGSLTGATSAAFTVTPAPNPTQFAISAPASATAGTAFTVTVTAEYASNSAATAFTGPVQFSSNDALAGLPAIYTFTPADHGTHTFTVTLKTAGAHTLTVTSGAATGAASVTVTPAAATHLAFTQQPANVVAGATMAAVTVTELDAYGNVATQDSTTQIRLALGTNTGGAALTGGGPVTVSQGVATFTGLALSKAGTGDTLVASGGRLTGATSAKFNVTPAGNTPHVATPPVSPSTAPGTSPASAIFALTGNWWEVVAMASGPTTPRPST; encoded by the coding sequence ATGCCGTCGACCTGGTGGCTCGTCTCGGTTCGTCGTCAGCTCCGCGTCGTTAGCCGGTCCAACCGACTGAAATGTGCCCTGCTGGTCGAAGATCTGGAAACCCGTGAGGTTCCGGCCGTCGTTTTCACCCCGAATTACATTCTCGACCCCCACTCGGGCGGCGCAACGGCCTATGGCACCACGGGGCCGACCGGACTGAGCCCGGCCGCCATTCGCCACGCCTACGGGTTCGATCAGGTGTCCTTTAACGGCACCGCCGGGACCGGGGCCGGAACCACCATCGCGATCGTGGACGCCTACGACGACCCGACGATCGCCTCCGACCTGCACGCCTTCGACCAACAATTCGGACTCGCCGATCCGACCTTTACCAAAGTCAACCAGACCGGCGGGAGCGCGATGCCGGCCGCCAACGCCGGGTGGGCGGGGGAGATCTCGCTCGACGTGGAGTGGGCGCACGCCGTCGCCCCGGGCGCGAACATCCTCCTCGTGGAAGCCGGCTCCGCGTCGAACGCGGACCTGATGACGGCCGTGGCCTACGCCGCCAGACAAACGGGCGTGGTCGCCGTGTCCATGAGCTTTGGCGGCGGCGAGTTTGCTGGCGAGACGACTCTCGACAGTAACTTCCTGACGCCGGCCGGCCACACGGGGGTCGCGTTCATCGCCTCGTCGGGGGACTGGGGCGCGCCCGTGTCCTATCCGGCCGCGTCATCGAACGTGCTCTCGGTCGGGGGCACCACCTTGCATCTCGATTCGTCCGGGAATTACTCGAGCGAAACCGGATGGGGCGGCAGTGGCGGCGGGGTCAGCGCCTATGAGAGTCAGCCCGCGTACCAGAACGGGATCGTCACCCAGAGCACCAGCAAGCGGACCAATCCGGACGTGTCCTACGACTCCGACCCGAACACCGGGTTCTCGGTCTATGAGACCTACGGGAACAGTAGTACAACTCCCTGGCTCCAGTACGGCGGGACGAGCGACGCGGCGCCGCAGTGGGCGGCGCTCGTTGCGATCGCCGACCAGGGCCGCGCCCTGGCCGGCGAATCGGCGCTGTCCTCGACCACGCTCTTGCCGGCGATCTACAGTCTGCCGACGGCGGACTTCCACGACGTGACCTCCGGCACGAGCGACGGCTCGCCGAACTACTCCGCCGGGACCGGGTACGATCTCGTCACCGGCCGGGGCAGCCCGATCGCCAACAAGGTCATTGCCGACCTTGTCGGCAGCAGTGCCACCTCGCCGTCCGCCACCCAGTTCGCGATCTCGGCGCCGGCCACGGCCACGGCCGGGACGGCGTTCACCGTCACGGTCACGGCCCAGGACGCGTCCAACAGCGCGGTCACGGGCTTTACGGGTACGGTCCAGTTCTCCAGTAACGACGCGCTGGCCGGGCTCCCGGCCAACTACACGTTCACGGCCGCCGACCACGGCACCCACACCTTCACCGTCACGCTCAAGACCGCCGGCGCCCACACACTCACCGTCACCTCCGGGGCCGCCACCGGGTCCGCTTCCGTCACCGTCACCCCGGCCGCCGCCACACACCTGGCCTTCACCCAACAGCCCGCCAACGTCGTCGCCGGCGCCACCATGGCCGCCGTCACCGTCACCGAGTTGGACGCCTACGGCAACGTCGCCACACAGGACAGCACCACACAAATCCGCCTCGCACTCGGGACCAACAGCAGCGGCGCCGCACTCACCGGCGCAGGGCCGGTCACCGTCTCCCAAGGGGTCGCTACCTTTACCGGCCTGTCCCTCAGCAAGGCCGGCACCGGCGACACACTCGTCGCCTCCGGGGGCACACTCACCGGCGCCACCTCCGCAGCCTTCACCGTCACCCCCGCCCCGAGCGCCACTCACTTCGCGGTCACCGCGCCGGCCACGGCCACGGCCGGGACGGCGTTCACGATCACGGTCACGGCCCAGGACGCGTCCAACAACGCGGTTACGGGCTTTACGGGCACCGTCCATTTCACGAGCAGCGACACACAGGCCGGGCTCCCGGCCAACTACACGTTCACGGCCGCCGACCACGGCGTCCACACCTTCACCGTTACGCTCAAGACGGCCGGGAGTATGACCGTAACGGCCACGGCCACGACCGGTTCGGTGGGCGGCACCCAAACGGTCTCGGTCAGCCCGGCCGCGGCCACGCGCCTGAAGTTCACCCAACAGCCGACCACCGTGGTCGCGGCCACGGCCATGTCACCCGTGACGGTGGCCGAGGTGGACGCCTACGGGAACGTCATCACCCAGGACAGCACCACACAGATCACGCTCGCGCTCGGGTCCCACCCGAGCGGAGCCACACTCGCGGGCACAGGCACGGTCACCCTCTCCCAAGGGTTCGCCACGTTCTCCACTCTGACACCGAGCAACGCCGGCACATTCACCCTCGTCGCCTCCGGCGGCTCGCTCACCGGCGCCACCTCCGCCATCACCGTTACCCCCGCCCCGAACCCCACCCAGTTCGTGATCTCCGCACCCAGCACGACGACCGCGGGGACATCGTTCACCATCACGGTCACCGCCGGGTACGCATCCAACGGCACGGCGACCGCGTTCACCGGCACCGTCCACCTCACGAGCACCGACACGCTCGCCGGGATCCCGGCCAGCTACACCTTCACCCCCGCCGACCAGGGGGTCCACACCTTCACCGTCACACTCAAGACGGCCGGCGCCCAGACCGTCACCGCCACGTCCGACGCCGCCACGGGGGCCAGCACTGTCAGCGTCACCCCGGCCGCGGCCACGCACCTGAAGTTCATCCAGCAGCCGACCACCGTGGTCGCGGCCACGGCCATGTCACCCGTGACGGTGGCCGAGGTGGACGCCTACGGGAACGTCGCCACCCAGGACAGCACCACGCAGATCAAGCTCGTACTCGGGTCCAACCCCGGCGGGGCGACGCTCGCCGGCGGCGGGCTGGTCAGTGTGTCACACGGGGTCGCCACATTCTCTGCTCTGACACCGAGCAACGCCGGCACCGGATTCACCCTGGTCGCCTCCGGCGGCTCGCTCACCGGCGCCACCTCCGCCGCCTTCACCGTCACCCCGGCCCCGAACCCCACCCAGTTCGCGATCTCGGCGCCCGCTTCGGCCACGGCCGGGACGGCGTTCACCGTTACGGTCACCGCCGAGTACGCATCCAACAGCGCGGCGACCGCGTTCACCGGCCCCGTCCAGTTCTCGAGTAACGACGCGCTGGCCGGGCTCCCGGCCATCTACACGTTCACCCCCGCCGACCACGGCACCCACACCTTCACCGTCACGCTCAAGACCGCCGGCGCCCACACCCTCACCGTCACCTCCGGGGCCGCCACCGGGGCCGCTTCCGTTACCGTCACCCCGGCCGCCGCCACACACCTGGCCTTCACCCAACAGCCCGCCAACGTCGTCGCCGGCGCCACCATGGCCGCCGTCACCGTCACCGAGTTGGACGCCTATGGCAACGTCGCCACACAGGACAGCACCACACAAATCCGCCTCGCACTCGGGACCAACACCGGCGGCGCCGCACTCACCGGCGGAGGGCCGGTCACCGTCTCCCAAGGGGTCGCTACCTTCACCGGCCTGGCCCTCAGCAAGGCCGGCACCGGCGACACACTCGTCGCCTCCGGGGGCAGACTCACCGGCGCCACCTCCGCCAAGTTTAACGTCACCCCGGCCGGCAATACGCCACACGTGGCGACACCGCCGGTATCGCCCTCAACAGCGCCCGGCACTTCTCCGGCGAGCGCGATATTCGCCCTGACGGGGAACTGGTGGGAGGTTGTGGCAATGGCGTCTGGACCGACAACCCCTCGGCCGAGCACATAG
- a CDS encoding 1-aminocyclopropane-1-carboxylate deaminase/D-cysteine desulfhydrase, with translation MSAPTLTPAEVRAAADRLPRVRLAHLPTPMEELPRFAAGLGGGVRVFVKRDDCTGLVLGGNKARHNEFLFGDAIAHGTDVFVWGALVQSNNCRTTAAACAKFGIECRLYLSRAHQKTIPQGNLLLDYLVGAHVEFTDAKIGPELNALLASKADEFRRAGRKPYFWDPPRVVPLAAVSYTLCMAEIAEQLGALNVTPAGIYVSSAGATGAGVALGHALLGLTCPARLICPMPWPWDIPQRMADDANAAAEQMGLPHRLAATDLDADESYIAPGYGLPSQAGQEAMHLLATTEAILTDHVYTAKALAALVADVRAGKYRPGSALVFIHTGGVPAIFAEPEKVLPGM, from the coding sequence ATGTCCGCCCCCACACTCACCCCGGCGGAAGTCCGGGCCGCGGCCGACCGTTTGCCCCGTGTCCGGCTCGCGCACCTGCCGACCCCTATGGAAGAACTGCCCCGGTTCGCCGCCGGACTCGGCGGCGGAGTGCGCGTTTTTGTCAAGCGCGACGATTGTACCGGCCTGGTACTGGGTGGGAACAAGGCGCGGCACAACGAGTTCCTGTTCGGTGACGCGATCGCACACGGCACCGACGTGTTCGTGTGGGGCGCGCTGGTGCAGTCGAACAACTGCCGCACCACTGCGGCGGCGTGTGCCAAATTCGGCATCGAGTGCCGGCTGTACCTCAGCCGCGCGCATCAGAAGACAATACCGCAAGGGAACCTGCTCCTCGATTACCTTGTTGGTGCCCACGTCGAGTTTACGGATGCGAAGATCGGCCCGGAACTGAACGCGCTGCTCGCTTCGAAGGCGGACGAGTTTCGCCGCGCCGGGCGGAAGCCGTACTTCTGGGACCCGCCGCGTGTGGTCCCGCTCGCGGCGGTGAGTTACACGCTCTGTATGGCCGAGATCGCCGAGCAACTGGGCGCGCTGAACGTGACGCCAGCGGGCATTTATGTGTCGTCCGCGGGCGCGACGGGGGCGGGCGTGGCGCTCGGGCACGCGCTCCTGGGGCTCACGTGCCCGGCGCGGCTGATCTGTCCGATGCCCTGGCCGTGGGACATTCCGCAGCGCATGGCCGATGACGCGAACGCCGCCGCCGAACAGATGGGGCTGCCGCACCGACTCGCGGCGACCGATCTGGACGCGGACGAATCGTACATCGCGCCGGGGTACGGGCTGCCGTCGCAGGCGGGGCAGGAGGCCATGCACCTGCTCGCGACGACGGAGGCGATCCTGACCGACCACGTCTATACCGCGAAGGCGCTCGCTGCTCTCGTCGCCGATGTGCGGGCCGGAAAGTACCGGCCCGGCTCGGCGCTGGTGTTCATTCACACGGGAGGTGTGCCCGCGATCTTCGCCGAACCGGAGAAGGTCCTGCCGGGGATGTGA
- a CDS encoding DUF1549 and DUF1553 domain-containing protein, translating into MTRRPVPLAPLVLLVLVGRVPGQEKYADPALTPEQRKHWSFVPPERPAVPKSALPVTNPIDHFVRARLEKEGLRPAAQADKLTLARRVTLDLTGLPPAPAEVDAFLKDEAPDAYEKLVDRLLASPHFGERWATHWLDVVRFAETNGYEADAERPHAWRYRDYVVKSFNADTPYDRFVREQIAGDELADADGPPNPELLIATGMHRCGPVHRTSGNLDGDVIRQELLTEMVNGVGATFLGLTFACTRCHDHKFDPLSAGDYYRLQAFFGAAKYVDFDFSTPEERDARQKRVNEISAKIGPLKKQIADLDAPVRAAVGAAKRDKLEAKYKDALAVPHEKRTPEQRTLAAHAATLVKVSWDETLAAMTPADREKRTALREQVHALEARTPPPVPAAWAIRDAGERAKTHVLKLGDVNRKSIEVQPAFPRVLVRGEGAAPKTRRELAEWLTRADHPLTARVIVNRLWQHHFGRGIVATPNDFGTRGEAPTHPELLDWLACELVHPGGPTPWSLKHIHRLIVTSATYRQEATGDSGAKADPANKLLWKMNRRRLEAEAVRDSVLTAAGTLNRQIGGPSVKVPLEPEVYDLIFTEDEPDGLWPVTPDPKQHTRRSVYLFNKRNVRQPLLEAFDQPDTLNSCAARPVSTFAPQALILMNSPFVHAQAKALAVALTRDAGTDAAEQLTALYRRTVGRPPRASEHDLAVAFLKDQTESVRARLRAKQPIGIDPGALPPGTDLARVRALADLCVVLFNTHEFVYIP; encoded by the coding sequence ATGACCCGCCGTCCCGTGCCACTCGCGCCGCTCGTGCTCCTGGTGCTCGTCGGGCGCGTGCCCGGGCAGGAGAAATACGCGGACCCCGCACTCACGCCCGAGCAGCGCAAGCACTGGTCGTTCGTGCCGCCGGAGCGCCCCGCGGTGCCAAAGTCCGCGCTCCCGGTGACGAACCCGATCGATCATTTCGTTCGTGCCCGGCTGGAGAAGGAGGGGCTCCGGCCCGCCGCTCAGGCGGACAAACTCACGCTCGCCCGGCGCGTCACGCTGGACCTGACCGGTCTGCCGCCGGCCCCCGCCGAGGTCGATGCGTTCCTCAAGGACGAGGCCCCGGACGCCTACGAGAAACTGGTGGACCGCTTGCTCGCGAGTCCCCACTTCGGCGAGCGGTGGGCGACGCACTGGCTCGACGTGGTCCGTTTCGCGGAAACGAACGGGTACGAGGCGGACGCCGAACGGCCGCACGCGTGGCGCTACCGCGATTACGTCGTGAAGAGCTTCAACGCGGACACGCCGTACGACCGGTTCGTGCGGGAGCAGATCGCGGGCGACGAACTCGCGGACGCGGACGGGCCCCCGAACCCCGAACTGCTCATCGCGACGGGGATGCACCGCTGCGGTCCCGTTCACCGGACCAGCGGCAACCTCGACGGCGACGTGATCCGCCAGGAGCTCCTCACGGAGATGGTCAACGGCGTGGGGGCCACGTTCCTCGGCCTCACGTTCGCCTGCACGCGCTGCCACGACCACAAATTCGATCCGCTCTCCGCGGGCGATTACTACCGCCTGCAAGCGTTCTTCGGGGCCGCGAAGTACGTCGATTTCGACTTCTCCACGCCCGAGGAACGTGACGCGCGCCAGAAGCGGGTCAACGAGATCAGCGCCAAAATCGGTCCGCTGAAGAAGCAGATCGCGGACCTCGACGCCCCCGTGCGGGCCGCGGTCGGGGCCGCCAAGCGCGACAAGCTGGAGGCGAAGTACAAGGACGCACTCGCGGTCCCTCACGAGAAGCGGACGCCGGAGCAGCGCACCCTGGCCGCGCACGCCGCCACGCTCGTCAAAGTGAGCTGGGACGAGACCCTCGCCGCGATGACGCCGGCCGACCGCGAAAAGCGAACGGCCCTCCGCGAGCAGGTGCACGCGCTCGAAGCCCGGACCCCGCCGCCCGTGCCGGCCGCGTGGGCGATCCGGGACGCCGGAGAGCGTGCGAAGACACATGTGCTGAAACTGGGGGACGTGAACCGCAAGTCTATCGAGGTGCAGCCGGCGTTCCCGCGCGTCCTGGTGCGCGGGGAGGGGGCGGCGCCGAAAACCCGGCGCGAACTGGCCGAATGGCTCACGCGGGCGGACCACCCCCTCACGGCCCGCGTGATCGTGAACCGGCTCTGGCAGCACCACTTCGGGCGCGGGATCGTGGCCACACCGAACGACTTCGGCACCCGCGGCGAGGCCCCCACGCACCCCGAGCTGCTCGACTGGCTGGCGTGCGAACTGGTGCATCCCGGCGGGCCCACCCCCTGGAGCCTCAAGCACATCCACCGGCTCATCGTCACCTCGGCGACCTATCGCCAGGAAGCGACCGGTGATTCGGGCGCGAAGGCCGATCCCGCAAATAAGCTGTTGTGGAAGATGAACCGGCGGCGCCTCGAAGCGGAAGCGGTCCGCGACTCCGTTCTCACGGCGGCCGGCACCCTGAACCGTCAGATCGGCGGTCCGTCCGTCAAGGTGCCACTGGAACCGGAAGTGTACGACCTGATCTTCACCGAGGACGAGCCGGACGGCCTGTGGCCGGTCACCCCCGACCCGAAGCAGCACACCCGCCGCTCGGTGTACCTGTTCAACAAGCGGAACGTGCGCCAGCCGCTGCTCGAAGCCTTCGATCAGCCCGACACGTTGAACTCCTGCGCCGCCAGACCGGTCAGCACCTTCGCGCCCCAGGCGCTGATCCTGATGAACAGCCCGTTCGTTCACGCCCAGGCGAAAGCCCTCGCGGTGGCCCTGACCCGCGACGCGGGCACCGACGCCGCCGAGCAACTGACCGCCCTGTACCGCCGCACGGTCGGTCGGCCGCCGCGCGCGTCCGAACACGACCTCGCGGTCGCGTTCCTGAAGGACCAGACCGAATCGGTTCGCGCGCGGCTGCGGGCCAAGCAACCGATCGGTATCGACCCCGGCGCGTTGCCCCCGGGCACCGATCTCGCACGCGTGCGCGCGCTGGCGGACTTGTGCGTGGTGCTGTTCAACACGCACGAGTTCGTTTACATTCCGTAG